The genomic window CATGGCTACGATAATCATTATCATAAATTTTCTATAGGTATTATTTATATTTACTTACGTATATAAATATTGTGGACAACCTCCCTGTCAAAATGATGGATGAATTGGTGCTATAGGACAAATTTGCAATCCTACAGGTGTATTTAAAACTGCCACTTCTACTCCTAACACTTCGGCTAAATTCTCTGGTGTTAGGACAAGTTTGGGTTCTCCTAATGAAAAAATATTACCTTGATAAAGTAAGGCAATCCGAGAACTATATCTAGCAGCTAAATTGATTTCATGTAAAACAGTTAAAATCGTGATTCCTTGATTTTGATTTAGTTGTTTTAAAAGTTCTAATAATTCTAATTGATAGCGTATATCTAAATAAGTCGTGGGTTCATCTAATAATAAAATTTGCGGATTTTGTGCTAAAGCCAGGGCTAAAAAAGCCCTTTGTCTTTCACCACCAGAAAGTTGTTCTACCAGACGTTCTTGATAAGTTTCCATCTGGGTTAAATGCAAAGATTCTGTAACTTTTTCTCTGTCTTCTGCATTTAAATCCCATTGCCACCAAGGTTGATGGGGGGTGCGTCCTAAAGATACCAATTGCCGGACTGTTAACCCTGGGGGAATGGCTTGTTGCTGAGGTAATAAGGCTAATTTTTGGGCGACAACTGCGGCGGGTTGAGTATGAATGGCTTTACCATCTAATAAGACAATTCCTGTTTGGGGAACTAACAGGCGACTCATGAGTTTAAGTAGTGTAGATTTGCCAGAACCATTAGCACCTACTAAACTCAACCACTCTCCTTTTTCAATTGCTAAGGATATGTTTTTAACTACAGTTTTAGCTGTATATCCACCAGTTAAGTTTTGCGTTTCTAAGGGCATATTAACAATTCAAAATTCAAAATTCAAAATTCAAAATTTGGAATTAGAAGATTTAAATTCCGGTTTTACGACGATAAAGTAACCAAATAAATAGGGGTGAACCTAATAAAGCGGTTACTGAACCTACGGGAAGTTCTACAGCACCTAACCGGGATAGTAAGTCTGCAATCGTCATGACTACTGCGCCTCCTAATGCACTGAGTGGTAATACGGCGCGATAGTCTGTCCCTACGAGTAGGCGGATACCATGCGGTACTATTAAGCCAACAAACCCAATTAAGCCGCCAATGCTGACAGCACCTGCGGCTAATAGTGTAGCAACTCCGCCAATTAAAATGCGCGA from Nostoc sp. UHCC 0870 includes these protein-coding regions:
- a CDS encoding ABC transporter ATP-binding protein, translating into MPLETQNLTGGYTAKTVVKNISLAIEKGEWLSLVGANGSGKSTLLKLMSRLLVPQTGIVLLDGKAIHTQPAAVVAQKLALLPQQQAIPPGLTVRQLVSLGRTPHQPWWQWDLNAEDREKVTESLHLTQMETYQERLVEQLSGGERQRAFLALALAQNPQILLLDEPTTYLDIRYQLELLELLKQLNQNQGITILTVLHEINLAARYSSRIALLYQGNIFSLGEPKLVLTPENLAEVLGVEVAVLNTPVGLQICPIAPIHPSF